In Enterobacter pseudoroggenkampii, one genomic interval encodes:
- the yjfF gene encoding galactofuranose ABC transporter, permease protein YjfF, whose translation MIKRNLPLMITLGVFVLGYLYCLTQFPGFASTRVICNILTDNAFLGIIAVGMTFVILSGGIDLSVGSVIAFTGVFLAKAIGFWGISPLVAFPLVLAMGCAFGAFMGLLIDALKIPAFIITLAGMFFLRGVSYLVSEESIPINHPIYDTLSSLAWKIPGGGRLSAMGLLMLGVVVIGIFLAHRTRFGNQVYAIGGNATSANLMGISTRSTTIRIYMLSTGLATLAGIVFSVYTQAGYALAGVGVELDAIASVVIGGTLLSGGVGTVLGTLFGVAIQGLIQTYINFDGTLSSWWTKIAIGILLFIFIALQRGLTVLWENRQSSPVTRVNTSVTER comes from the coding sequence ATGATAAAACGTAATTTACCGTTAATGATCACCCTGGGCGTGTTTGTGCTGGGGTATCTCTACTGCCTGACCCAGTTCCCGGGGTTTGCCTCGACGCGCGTGATTTGCAATATCCTGACCGATAACGCCTTTTTAGGCATCATCGCTGTCGGCATGACCTTCGTGATCCTCTCCGGCGGGATCGATCTCTCCGTCGGCTCGGTGATCGCGTTTACGGGCGTGTTCCTTGCGAAGGCGATCGGCTTCTGGGGGATCTCTCCTCTGGTGGCGTTTCCGCTGGTGCTGGCGATGGGCTGCGCGTTTGGCGCCTTTATGGGGCTGCTGATCGACGCGCTGAAAATCCCGGCGTTTATCATTACCCTCGCGGGAATGTTCTTCCTGCGCGGTGTGAGCTATCTGGTGTCGGAAGAGTCGATTCCAATTAACCACCCCATCTACGACACGCTCTCCAGCCTGGCGTGGAAAATTCCCGGCGGCGGCCGCCTGAGCGCGATGGGGCTGCTGATGCTGGGCGTGGTAGTGATTGGCATCTTCCTCGCTCACCGTACCCGTTTTGGCAATCAGGTTTACGCCATTGGCGGTAACGCCACGTCGGCCAACCTGATGGGCATTTCAACCCGCAGCACGACTATTCGCATCTATATGCTCTCGACCGGCCTGGCGACGCTGGCGGGCATCGTCTTCTCGGTGTATACCCAGGCGGGCTATGCCCTTGCAGGCGTGGGCGTCGAGCTGGATGCGATTGCTTCTGTGGTCATTGGCGGCACGCTGCTCAGCGGCGGGGTGGGCACGGTGCTGGGGACGCTGTTCGGCGTGGCCATCCAGGGGCTGATACAAACCTATATCAACTTTGACGGCACGCTCAGCTCCTGGTGGACGAAGATCGCCATCGGCATTCTGCTGTTTATTTTTATTGCCCTGCAGCGGGGGCTGACGGTGCTCTGGGAGAACCGTCAAAGCTCGCCTGTTACCCGCGTAAACACATCAGTAACAGAGCGATAA
- the ytfT gene encoding galactofuranose ABC transporter, ATP-binding protein YtfT, whose amino-acid sequence MMPRSLSQTGESKRRFSWPTGTPQIAALLVVLLVDSLVAPHFFQIIVQDGRLFGSPIDILNRAAPVALLAIGMTLVIATGGIDLSVGAVMAIAGATAASMTVAGHSLPVILLAALGTGVLAGLWNGILVAVLKIQPFVATLILMVAGRGVAQLITSGQIVTFNSPSLAWLGSGNLLFFPTPVIIALVTLVVFWLFTRKTALGMFIEAVGINIRAARNAGVNTRLMVMLTYVLSGVCAAIAGVIVAADIRGADANNAGLWLELDAILAVVIGGGSLMGGRFNLLLSVIGALIIQGMNTGILLSGFQPELNQVVKAVVVLCVLIVQSPRFVSIIKGIRGHDKT is encoded by the coding sequence GTGATGCCCCGTTCGCTTTCGCAAACCGGTGAGTCAAAGCGCCGCTTCAGCTGGCCAACCGGCACGCCGCAAATCGCGGCGCTGCTGGTGGTTCTGCTGGTGGATAGCCTGGTCGCGCCGCATTTCTTCCAGATCATCGTGCAGGATGGCCGCCTGTTTGGCAGCCCGATAGACATTTTAAACCGCGCCGCGCCGGTGGCGCTGCTGGCCATCGGAATGACGCTGGTGATTGCCACCGGCGGGATTGACCTCTCCGTCGGCGCGGTGATGGCTATCGCCGGGGCTACGGCCGCCTCCATGACCGTGGCCGGACATAGCCTGCCGGTGATCCTGCTGGCAGCCTTGGGCACCGGCGTGCTGGCAGGATTATGGAACGGTATTCTGGTTGCGGTGCTGAAAATCCAGCCCTTCGTCGCCACGCTGATTTTAATGGTGGCCGGGCGCGGCGTCGCGCAGCTGATAACCTCCGGCCAGATTGTGACCTTCAACTCCCCGAGCCTGGCGTGGCTCGGTAGCGGCAACCTTCTGTTCTTCCCGACGCCGGTGATTATTGCCCTGGTCACGCTCGTTGTCTTCTGGCTCTTCACCCGCAAAACGGCGCTGGGCATGTTCATTGAGGCCGTCGGGATCAACATCCGCGCCGCGCGCAACGCCGGCGTCAACACCCGACTGATGGTAATGCTGACCTACGTGCTGAGCGGCGTCTGCGCCGCCATCGCCGGGGTCATCGTCGCGGCGGATATTCGCGGGGCCGATGCCAACAACGCGGGACTCTGGCTGGAGCTGGACGCGATCCTCGCGGTGGTGATCGGCGGCGGGTCGCTGATGGGCGGGCGCTTTAACCTGCTGCTCTCGGTGATCGGCGCCCTGATCATTCAGGGCATGAACACCGGGATCCTGCTGTCGGGATTCCAGCCGGAACTCAACCAGGTGGTGAAAGCCGTGGTCGTGCTCTGCGTGCTGATCGTCCAGTCACCGCGCTTTGTCAGCATCATTAAGGGGATCCGTGGCCATGATAAAACGTAA
- the ytfR gene encoding galactofuranose ABC transporter, ATP-binding protein YtfR: MTTEQHQEILRTEGLSKFFPGVKALDSVDFSLRRGEIMALLGENGAGKSTLIKSLTGVYHADRGTIWLEGNAISPKNTAHAQQLGIGTVYQEVNLLPNMSVADNLFIGREPRRFGLLRRKEMEARATTLMESYGFSLDVREPLNRFSVAMQQIVAICRAIDLSAKVLILDEPTASLDTQEVEMLFTLMRQLRDQGVSLIFVTHFLDQVYEVSDRITVLRNGSFVGCRETRELPQIELVKMMLGRELETNALQRAGRTLLSEKPVAAFSDYGKKGVISPFNLEVRPGEIVGLAGLLGSGRTETAEVIFGIKPADSGSALIKGKPQTLRSPHQASCLGVGFCPEDRKTDGIIAAASVRENIILALQAQRGWLRPIPKREQNAIAERFIRQLGIRTPSAEQPIEFLSGGNQQKVLLSRWLLTKPQFLILDEPTRGIDVGAHAEIIRLIETLCADGLALLVISSELEELVGYADRVIIMRDRKQVAEIPLDKLSVPAIMNAIAA, encoded by the coding sequence ATGACCACTGAACAACACCAGGAAATCCTCCGCACAGAGGGCTTGAGTAAATTCTTCCCCGGCGTAAAAGCGCTGGATAGCGTTGATTTCAGCCTGCGGCGCGGGGAGATCATGGCGCTGCTGGGCGAGAACGGTGCGGGAAAATCGACGCTGATTAAATCCCTGACCGGTGTTTATCACGCTGACCGCGGCACCATCTGGCTGGAAGGTAACGCCATTTCGCCCAAAAACACCGCCCATGCCCAGCAACTGGGGATCGGGACGGTGTACCAGGAAGTGAACCTGCTGCCGAATATGTCGGTGGCGGATAACCTGTTTATTGGCCGCGAACCACGCCGTTTTGGCCTGCTGCGCCGCAAAGAGATGGAAGCGCGGGCGACAACGCTGATGGAATCGTACGGCTTCTCCCTCGACGTCCGCGAGCCGCTGAACCGCTTTTCCGTGGCGATGCAGCAGATCGTCGCCATTTGTCGCGCGATCGATCTCTCCGCAAAGGTGCTGATCCTTGACGAACCCACCGCCAGCCTCGATACCCAGGAAGTGGAGATGCTCTTTACCCTGATGCGCCAGCTGCGCGATCAGGGCGTCAGCCTGATCTTCGTCACCCACTTCCTCGATCAGGTGTATGAGGTGAGCGATCGCATTACGGTGCTGCGCAACGGCAGCTTTGTCGGCTGCCGCGAAACCCGCGAGCTGCCGCAAATCGAGCTGGTAAAAATGATGCTTGGCCGCGAGCTCGAGACCAACGCCCTCCAGCGTGCAGGGCGCACGCTGCTGAGCGAGAAGCCGGTCGCCGCGTTCAGCGATTACGGCAAAAAAGGGGTGATCTCGCCGTTTAACCTTGAGGTGCGGCCAGGCGAAATTGTCGGCCTGGCGGGCCTGCTGGGCTCCGGCCGGACCGAGACCGCCGAGGTGATCTTCGGGATCAAGCCTGCCGACAGCGGCAGCGCGCTGATCAAGGGCAAACCGCAGACCCTGCGATCGCCGCATCAGGCCTCCTGTCTGGGCGTCGGCTTCTGCCCGGAGGACCGGAAAACGGACGGCATTATTGCCGCCGCCTCGGTGCGGGAAAATATCATTCTGGCGCTACAGGCGCAGCGCGGCTGGCTACGGCCGATCCCTAAGCGCGAGCAAAACGCCATTGCCGAGCGCTTTATCCGCCAGCTCGGCATCCGCACCCCGAGCGCGGAACAGCCCATTGAATTCCTCTCCGGCGGTAACCAGCAGAAAGTGCTGCTGTCGCGCTGGCTGCTGACCAAACCCCAGTTCCTGATCCTCGACGAACCGACCCGCGGCATTGACGTGGGGGCGCACGCCGAAATTATCCGGCTTATCGAAACCCTGTGCGCGGACGGTCTGGCGCTGTTGGTCATTTCCTCCGAGCTGGAAGAGCTGGTGGGCTATGCCGATCGCGTCATCATCATGCGCGATCGCAAACAGGTGGCAGAGATCCCGCTGGATAAGCTGTCCGTTCCGGCGATCATGAATGCCATCGCGGCATAA
- the ytfQ gene encoding galactofuranose ABC transporter substrate-binding protein YtfQ produces MWKRLLLVTAVSAAMSSMAMAAPLTVGFSQVGSESGWRAAETNVAKSEAQKRGITLKIADGQQKQENQIKAVRSFIAQGVDAIFIAPVVATGWEPVLKEAKDAEIPVFLLDRSIDVKDKSLYMTTVTANNVLEGQLIGDWLVKQVDGKPCNVVELQGTVGASVAIDRKKGFAEAIAKAPNIKIIRSQSGDFTRSKGKEVMESFIKAENNGKNICMVYAHNDDMVIGAIQAIKEAGLKPGKDILTGSIDGVPDIYKAMIDGEANASVELTPNMAGPAFDALEKFKKDGTMPEKVTVTKSTLYLPDTAKEELEKKKNMGY; encoded by the coding sequence ATGTGGAAGCGCTTACTCCTGGTCACAGCAGTTTCGGCAGCCATGTCGTCTATGGCGATGGCCGCTCCCTTAACCGTAGGTTTTTCGCAAGTCGGCTCTGAATCTGGCTGGCGAGCGGCAGAAACCAACGTGGCGAAAAGCGAGGCTCAGAAACGCGGCATTACCCTGAAAATCGCCGATGGTCAGCAAAAACAAGAGAATCAGATCAAAGCCGTGCGCTCCTTTATCGCCCAGGGCGTGGATGCCATCTTTATTGCACCCGTCGTGGCGACCGGCTGGGAACCCGTCCTGAAGGAAGCGAAAGACGCTGAGATCCCGGTCTTCCTGCTCGACCGTTCCATCGACGTCAAAGACAAATCCCTCTATATGACCACCGTCACCGCCAACAACGTGCTTGAAGGGCAATTGATTGGCGACTGGCTGGTGAAGCAGGTCGACGGCAAGCCGTGTAACGTCGTTGAGCTGCAGGGTACCGTCGGGGCGAGCGTGGCCATCGACCGTAAAAAAGGCTTTGCTGAAGCCATCGCGAAAGCGCCAAACATTAAGATTATCCGCTCTCAGTCCGGCGACTTTACCCGTAGTAAAGGTAAAGAGGTTATGGAGAGCTTCATTAAGGCTGAAAACAACGGCAAGAACATCTGCATGGTTTACGCCCACAACGATGACATGGTGATCGGTGCGATTCAGGCAATTAAAGAAGCGGGCCTGAAGCCGGGCAAAGATATCCTCACCGGCTCTATCGACGGCGTGCCGGACATCTACAAAGCGATGATCGACGGCGAAGCCAACGCCAGCGTGGAGCTGACGCCAAACATGGCGGGTCCGGCATTCGACGCGCTGGAGAAATTCAAGAAAGACGGCACGATGCCGGAGAAAGTGACGGTCACCAAGTCCACCCTCTACCTGCCTGATACGGCGAAAGAAGAGTTAGAGAAGAAGAAAAATATGGGCTATTAA
- the ppa gene encoding inorganic diphosphatase, giving the protein MSLLNVPAGKELPEDIYVVIEIPANADPIKYEVDKESGALFVDRFMSTAMFYPCNYGYINHTLSLDGDPVDVLVPTPYPLEPGSVIRCRPVGVLKMTDESGEDAKLVAVPHTKLSKEYDHIKDVNDLPELLKAQITHFFEHYKDLEKGKWVKVDGWDNAEAAKAEIIASFERAAKK; this is encoded by the coding sequence ATGAGCTTACTCAACGTCCCAGCGGGTAAAGAACTGCCAGAAGACATCTACGTAGTTATCGAAATCCCGGCTAACGCAGATCCGATCAAATACGAAGTGGACAAAGAGAGCGGCGCCCTGTTCGTAGACCGTTTCATGTCTACCGCGATGTTCTATCCGTGCAACTACGGTTACATCAACCACACCCTGTCTCTGGACGGTGACCCGGTTGACGTGCTGGTCCCAACGCCATACCCACTGGAGCCAGGCTCCGTCATTCGCTGCCGTCCAGTTGGCGTGCTGAAAATGACCGACGAATCCGGTGAAGATGCGAAGCTGGTTGCGGTACCGCACACCAAGCTGAGCAAAGAATACGATCACATCAAAGATGTGAACGACCTGCCAGAGCTGCTGAAAGCGCAGATCACTCACTTCTTCGAGCACTACAAAGACCTCGAAAAAGGCAAGTGGGTTAAAGTTGACGGCTGGGACAACGCAGAAGCAGCGAAAGCGGAAATCATCGCCTCTTTCGAACGCGCTGCTAAGAAGTAA
- a CDS encoding gamma-glutamylcyclotransferase family protein, translating into MRIFVYGSLRTRQGNSHWMTNALLLGNYNIENYQLYSLGHYPGAVPGEGTVQGEVYRIDNATLAELDALRTRGGEYARQLIQTPYGSAWMYVYQRPVEGLTRIVSGNWLDRDQY; encoded by the coding sequence ATGCGAATATTTGTCTACGGCAGTTTAAGAACCAGGCAAGGCAACAGTCACTGGATGACCAATGCCCTGCTGCTGGGGAATTACAATATCGAGAACTACCAGTTGTACAGCCTGGGCCACTATCCAGGCGCGGTTCCGGGCGAAGGAACAGTACAGGGTGAAGTCTATCGTATTGATAACGCGACGCTTGCCGAACTTGATGCCTTGCGCACCAGGGGCGGTGAATACGCGCGCCAGTTGATCCAGACGCCGTACGGAAGTGCGTGGATGTATGTCTACCAGCGTCCGGTCGAAGGGTTAACGCGGATTGTAAGCGGTAACTGGTTAGACAGAGACCAGTACTGA
- the tamB gene encoding autotransporter assembly complex protein TamB → MSLWKKISLGVLIFIVLLLGTVAFLVGTTTGLHLLFNAANRWVPGLEIGQVTGGWRDLRLKNIRYEQPGVAVNAGEFHLAVKLGCLRDSKLCVNDLSLKDVNVAIDSKKMPKSAPVEEEDSGPLNLSTPYPIALYRVALDNVNIKIDDTTVSVMDFTSGLRWQEKNLTLTPTSLQGLLIALPKVADVAQEEIVEPKIQNPQPEEKPLGETLKDLFSKPVLPEMTDVHLPLNLNIEEFKGEQLRLTGDTDLTVYNMLLKVSSIDGNMKLDALDIDTNQGSVNASGNALLRDSWPVDITLNSTLNIDPLKGEKVKVKVGGALRDKLDVGVNLSGPVDMALRAQTQLAEAGLPLNLEVVSKQLSWPFTGEKQFQADDLKLKLSGKMTDYTLSFRTAVKGQGVPPANITLDAKGNEQQVNLDKLTVAALEGKTELTALLDWQQAISWRGELKLTGINTAKEVPDWPSKLDGLIKTRGSLYGGTWQMDVPEIKLTGNVKQNKVNVEGSVKGNSYLQWVIPGLHVALGRNTADIKGELGVKDLNLDATIDAPNLDNALPGLGGTAKGLVKVRGTVDAPQLLADITANSLRWQELSVARVRVEGDVKSTDQIGGNLNLRVERISQPDVNISLVTLDAKGNEKQHDLQLRVQGEPVSGQLHLTGSFDRKEERWKGTLDNTRFNTPVGPLALSRAIALDYRNAEQKISIGPHCWTNPNAELCVPQTIDAGAEGRAQINLNRFDLAMLKPFMPDTTQASGVFSGKADVAWDTTKEGLPQGSVTLSGRNVKVTQEVNDAPLPVAFDTLNLSADLHNNRAQLGWTIRLTNNGQLDGQVQITDPQGRRNLGGNVNIRNFNLAMVNPIFARGEKAEGMLNANLRLAGNAQSPQLFGQLRLSGLDIDGNFMPFDMQPSQIAMNFNGMSSTLSGSVLTQQGQINLSGDADWSQLDNWRARIAAKGSKVRITVPPMVRLDVSPDVVFEATPSLFTLDGRVDVPWARIVVHDVPESAVGVSSDEVMLNENLKPVEQKSAGIPINSNLTVHVGNNVRLNAFGLKARLTGDLKVAQDKQGLGLNGQINIPEGRFHAYGQDLIVRKGELLFSGPPDQPLLNIEAIRNPEATENDVIAGVRVTGSADEPKAEIFSDPAMSQQEALSYLLRGQGLDSGQSDSAAMTSMLVGLGVAQSGQVVGKIGETFGVSNLALDTQGVGDSSQVVVSGYVLPGLQVKYGVGIFDSLATLTLRYRLMPKLYLEAVSGVDQALDLLYQFEF, encoded by the coding sequence ATGAGTTTATGGAAGAAAATAAGCCTCGGAGTGCTGATCTTTATCGTGCTGCTGCTCGGGACGGTGGCGTTTCTGGTAGGAACGACGACCGGGCTGCATCTGCTGTTTAACGCCGCGAACCGCTGGGTGCCGGGGCTGGAGATTGGTCAGGTGACGGGCGGCTGGCGCGACCTGCGCCTGAAGAACATCCGCTATGAGCAGCCGGGCGTGGCGGTCAACGCCGGGGAGTTCCATCTCGCGGTAAAGCTGGGCTGTCTGCGTGACAGCAAGCTCTGCGTCAACGATCTGTCGCTAAAAGATGTCAACGTGGCGATAGATTCAAAGAAAATGCCGAAGTCTGCGCCGGTTGAAGAAGAAGACAGCGGCCCGCTGAATCTCTCCACGCCGTACCCGATCGCGCTTTATCGGGTGGCGCTCGATAACGTCAATATCAAAATCGACGACACCACCGTGTCCGTGATGGATTTCACCTCCGGCCTGCGCTGGCAGGAGAAAAACCTCACCCTGACGCCAACGTCCCTGCAGGGCTTGCTGATCGCGCTGCCGAAAGTGGCCGACGTGGCGCAGGAAGAGATCGTCGAGCCGAAGATCCAGAACCCGCAGCCAGAAGAGAAGCCGCTGGGCGAAACGCTGAAAGACCTCTTCTCGAAGCCAGTGCTGCCGGAAATGACCGACGTACATCTGCCGCTGAACCTTAACATTGAGGAATTCAAAGGCGAACAGCTGCGCCTGACCGGCGATACCGACCTGACGGTCTATAACATGCTGCTGAAGGTCAGCAGCATTGACGGCAACATGAAGCTCGACGCGCTGGATATCGACACCAACCAGGGCTCGGTGAATGCGTCGGGTAATGCGCTGCTGCGCGACAGCTGGCCGGTGGATATCACGCTGAATAGCACCCTGAACATCGACCCGCTGAAAGGCGAGAAAGTGAAGGTCAAGGTGGGCGGGGCGCTGCGCGATAAGCTCGATGTTGGCGTGAATCTCTCCGGCCCGGTGGATATGGCCCTGCGTGCGCAAACCCAGCTGGCGGAAGCCGGGCTGCCGCTCAATCTTGAGGTTGTCAGCAAGCAGCTTTCCTGGCCGTTCACCGGCGAAAAGCAGTTCCAGGCCGATGACCTGAAGCTGAAGCTGAGCGGCAAGATGACCGACTACACGCTCTCGTTCCGCACCGCGGTGAAGGGGCAGGGCGTGCCGCCCGCGAACATCACCCTGGATGCGAAGGGCAACGAACAGCAGGTCAACCTTGACAAGCTGACCGTCGCGGCGCTGGAAGGTAAAACCGAGCTGACCGCGCTGCTCGACTGGCAGCAGGCGATCAGCTGGCGCGGCGAGCTGAAGCTGACGGGTATTAACACCGCCAAAGAGGTGCCGGACTGGCCGTCGAAGCTGGATGGCCTGATTAAAACGCGCGGCAGCCTGTACGGCGGCACGTGGCAGATGGACGTGCCGGAGATCAAGCTCACCGGGAACGTGAAGCAGAACAAGGTAAACGTTGAAGGCTCGGTGAAAGGCAACAGCTATCTGCAGTGGGTTATCCCGGGCCTGCACGTGGCGCTGGGGCGCAACACGGCGGATATCAAAGGCGAGCTGGGGGTGAAAGATCTCAATCTGGATGCCACCATCGACGCGCCGAATCTGGATAACGCCCTGCCGGGGCTTGGCGGTACGGCGAAGGGGCTCGTGAAGGTGCGCGGCACGGTAGACGCGCCGCAGCTGCTGGCGGATATCACCGCCAATAGCCTGCGCTGGCAGGAGTTGAGCGTTGCCCGGGTTCGCGTGGAGGGGGATGTGAAATCCACCGACCAGATCGGCGGTAACCTGAACCTGCGCGTGGAACGTATTTCCCAGCCGGACGTGAACATTAGCCTGGTCACCCTGGACGCTAAAGGCAACGAGAAGCAGCACGACCTCCAGCTGCGGGTGCAGGGCGAGCCGGTCTCCGGCCAGCTTCACCTGACCGGCAGCTTCGACCGCAAAGAGGAGCGCTGGAAAGGGACGCTGGATAACACCCGTTTCAATACGCCGGTCGGGCCGCTGGCGCTGTCGCGCGCCATTGCTCTGGACTACCGCAACGCCGAGCAGAAGATCAGCATTGGGCCGCACTGCTGGACCAACCCGAATGCGGAACTGTGCGTGCCGCAGACCATCGATGCGGGCGCGGAAGGGCGCGCGCAGATCAACCTCAACCGCTTCGATCTGGCGATGCTAAAACCGTTTATGCCGGATACCACGCAGGCGAGCGGCGTCTTCAGCGGGAAAGCCGATGTCGCCTGGGACACCACCAAAGAGGGGCTGCCGCAGGGCAGCGTGACGCTCTCCGGGCGTAACGTGAAGGTAACGCAGGAGGTCAACGACGCGCCGCTGCCGGTGGCGTTCGACACCCTGAACCTGAGTGCCGATCTGCATAACAATCGCGCACAGCTGGGGTGGACAATCCGCCTGACCAATAACGGTCAGTTGGATGGTCAAGTCCAGATTACCGACCCGCAGGGACGGCGTAATCTGGGCGGCAACGTTAACATCCGAAACTTCAACCTGGCGATGGTGAACCCGATTTTCGCGCGTGGGGAAAAAGCCGAAGGCATGCTGAACGCTAACCTGCGCCTGGCCGGCAACGCGCAAAGCCCGCAGCTGTTCGGTCAGCTGCGGCTCAGCGGCCTGGATATTGACGGCAACTTCATGCCGTTTGACATGCAGCCCAGCCAGATCGCGATGAACTTCAACGGCATGAGCTCGACGCTGAGCGGCTCGGTATTAACGCAGCAAGGGCAAATCAACCTGAGCGGTGACGCGGACTGGAGCCAGCTCGACAACTGGCGCGCCCGTATTGCCGCGAAGGGCAGTAAGGTGCGCATCACCGTACCGCCGATGGTGCGCCTGGACGTCTCGCCTGATGTGGTCTTTGAAGCCACGCCAAGCCTCTTCACGCTTGACGGTCGCGTCGACGTGCCGTGGGCGCGCATCGTGGTCCACGACGTGCCGGAAAGTGCGGTCGGCGTCTCAAGTGATGAAGTTATGCTCAATGAAAATCTGAAACCTGTCGAACAGAAGAGCGCTGGCATACCGATTAATAGTAACCTTACCGTGCACGTGGGGAATAACGTGCGGTTGAATGCGTTTGGGCTGAAGGCGAGGCTCACGGGTGACCTGAAAGTGGCGCAGGATAAACAAGGGCTTGGCCTGAACGGGCAGATCAACATTCCTGAAGGGCGTTTCCATGCCTATGGTCAGGATCTGATTGTTCGCAAAGGTGAGCTGCTGTTCTCCGGCCCACCGGATCAGCCCCTGTTGAACATTGAAGCGATTCGTAACCCGGAAGCGACGGAAAACGACGTTATTGCTGGCGTTCGCGTCACCGGTTCCGCCGACGAACCGAAGGCGGAGATCTTCTCTGACCCGGCGATGTCCCAGCAGGAAGCCCTCTCTTATCTGCTGCGTGGACAAGGTCTGGACAGTGGACAAAGCGACAGTGCGGCGATGACCTCGATGTTAGTGGGTCTGGGGGTTGCACAAAGTGGGCAGGTTGTGGGTAAAATCGGCGAGACGTTCGGCGTAAGCAATCTGGCGCTGGACACCCAGGGCGTGGGTGACTCCTCGCAGGTGGTGGTCAGCGGCTATGTACTGCCGGGTCTGCAGGTAAAATATGGTGTGGGGATCTTTGACTCACTGGCAACACTCACGCTACGCTATCGCCTGATGCCTAAGCTATATCTGGAAGCAGTGTCCGGCGTAGACCAGGCACTTGATCTGCTCTATCAGTTTGAGTTTTAG